A single region of the bacterium genome encodes:
- the greA gene encoding transcription elongation factor GreA, translated as MADFTSEGLEKLKQELEYLKTSKRKEIAERLKQAIAFGDLSENAAYHEAKESQGFLEGRILELTEIVREAKIIQKSASGRVALGSKVLLEIDNEKQELEIVGPNEANPIKGRISDVSPLGTELMGKKTGDSGESKTPAGKTKYKILEIN; from the coding sequence ATGGCAGATTTTACCTCAGAAGGCTTGGAAAAATTAAAACAAGAGCTGGAATACCTGAAAACCAGCAAAAGAAAAGAGATCGCTGAACGCTTAAAGCAGGCGATTGCTTTTGGCGATTTATCGGAAAACGCCGCCTACCACGAAGCCAAAGAATCCCAAGGTTTTCTGGAAGGCCGGATTTTAGAATTGACGGAAATCGTCAGAGAGGCGAAGATTATCCAGAAAAGCGCGTCGGGCCGAGTCGCCCTCGGATCTAAGGTTTTGCTGGAGATTGACAACGAAAAGCAGGAACTCGAAATTGTCGGACCCAATGAAGCCAATCCCATAAAAGGCAGGATCTCCGACGTTTCGCCTTTGGGAACGGAGCTAATGGGCAAAAAAACAGGGGACAGTGGGGAATCAAAAACCCCGGCGGGTAAAACAAAATACAAAATCCTGGAAATTAATTGA